A genomic stretch from Vibrio algarum includes:
- the tsrA gene encoding H-NS-like global regulator TsrA encodes MSLTTYEMARVLEQLEESPEKIMFGKLLNELGNQSEERIRSAAKQVPIYILRDIVYQFQKVIESRKGEQVEILAKELAKQGISAEELQKYLDK; translated from the coding sequence ATGTCATTAACGACTTATGAAATGGCTCGTGTATTAGAGCAATTAGAAGAATCGCCAGAAAAAATAATGTTTGGCAAATTGCTCAATGAGTTGGGAAATCAAAGTGAAGAACGAATCCGCAGTGCAGCAAAGCAAGTGCCTATCTATATATTGAGAGATATAGTATATCAATTTCAAAAAGTTATTGAGTCGCGTAAAGGCGAACAGGTTGAGATCTTAGCAAAAGAGTTAGCTAAGCAAGGTATTTCTGCTGAAGAGTTACAAAAATATTTAGATAAATAA
- the rarD gene encoding EamA family transporter RarD: MTTEQQVRSKQGVLLALAAYTMWGIAPIYFKAIIEVAPLEILSHRIIWSFVFLAFLLHLGKRWKVVAKVLKQKKSMLFLTVTSLLVATNWLIFIWAVNTEHMIDASLGYYINPLFNVLLGMVFLGERLRKLQWFAVLLAFLGVAIQIVAFGKVPVVALALATSFGCYGLLRKKINLDAQTGLFIETMIILPAALIYLALIADSSTSNLVNNELNLNLLLFAAGIVTTLPLLCFNGAATRIMLSTLGFFQYIGPSLMFLLAVFIYHEPFSADKALTFTFIWAALIIFSFDGLKFANQNRKMRKAL; encoded by the coding sequence ATGACAACCGAACAACAGGTTAGATCAAAACAAGGCGTATTACTGGCGCTAGCGGCTTACACTATGTGGGGAATAGCTCCTATCTATTTTAAGGCTATCATCGAAGTTGCTCCTTTAGAAATACTTAGCCACAGGATCATATGGTCATTTGTCTTTCTTGCCTTTTTATTACACCTTGGAAAACGTTGGAAAGTCGTAGCAAAAGTCCTCAAACAAAAAAAGAGCATGTTGTTTCTGACAGTAACCTCTCTACTTGTCGCTACTAACTGGTTAATATTTATTTGGGCAGTAAATACTGAACATATGATAGATGCCAGTCTTGGTTACTATATAAATCCATTGTTTAATGTTCTTCTTGGTATGGTTTTTCTCGGAGAAAGGCTTAGAAAACTTCAATGGTTTGCAGTTCTACTTGCCTTTTTAGGTGTCGCAATTCAGATCGTTGCATTTGGTAAAGTCCCCGTTGTAGCCCTAGCTTTAGCGACAAGTTTCGGCTGTTACGGATTACTTCGGAAAAAAATAAACCTAGATGCTCAAACGGGGCTGTTTATAGAGACGATGATTATTCTACCAGCTGCACTTATTTACCTAGCCTTGATTGCGGATAGCTCGACATCAAATTTAGTCAACAATGAGCTCAACTTAAATCTTCTTCTTTTTGCTGCGGGCATCGTCACAACGCTCCCTTTACTCTGTTTTAACGGAGCCGCAACTCGCATCATGTTATCCACGTTGGGTTTTTTTCAATACATAGGCCCAAGTTTAATGTTTTTATTGGCTGTTTTCATATACCACGAACCCTTCTCTGCAGATAAAGCTTTGACGTTTACCTTTATATGGGCTGCATTGATCATTTTTAGTTTTGATGGTTTAAAATTCGCCAACCAAAACAGAAAAATGCGAAAAGCGTTATAA
- the uvrD gene encoding DNA helicase II, whose protein sequence is MDASLLLDGLNDKQREAVGAPLENMLVLAGAGSGKTRVLVHRIAWLMAIENASPFSIMSVTFTNKAAGEMRARIEELTMGSASGMWNGTFHGICHRILRAHYLDANLPQDFQIIDSDDQQRLLRRLIKAQNLDEKQWSARQAAWWINGKKDEGLRPKHIDAYQDPITQTWLQIYSAYQEACDRAGLVDFAEILLRVTELLRDKHFIREHYQARFSHILVDEFQDTNNIQYAWLRLMAGKTSHVMIVGDDDQSIYGWRGAKIENIHKFTEEFPSVATIRLEQNYRSTKTILKAANELIENNTERMGKELWTDGDDGEKISVYSAYNELDEARFAVSKIKESQESGGLLVDCAMLYRNNAQSRVLEEALIQAGLPYRIYGGMRFFERQEIRDALSYMRLMASRRDDAAFERVVNTPTRGMGDKTLETIRFAARERGATMWEASVALLNEKVLAGRAAGALSRFIELIDALEDDTSEFTLHQQADHVIKSSGLFAMYEQEKGEKSKARIENLEELVTATRQFEKPEEADDMTLLSAFLSHAALEAGEGQADEFDDAVQLMTLHSAKGLEFPMVFMVGVEEGMFPSQMSAEEAGRLEEERRLCYVGMTRAKEKLFITYAEMRRLYGQDKYHKPSRFIKELPEVCLEEVRMKAQVSRPATSGRFNQTAVKENFNETGFSLGQRVTHPKFGEGTIINFEGSGPQSRVQVAFNGEGIKWLVTQYAKLQ, encoded by the coding sequence ATGGATGCTTCATTGCTACTTGATGGCCTTAACGATAAGCAGAGAGAAGCGGTAGGTGCACCGCTAGAAAATATGCTGGTATTAGCCGGAGCTGGAAGTGGTAAAACAAGAGTGTTGGTCCATCGTATTGCGTGGTTAATGGCGATTGAGAATGCCTCACCGTTTTCAATTATGTCCGTTACCTTTACGAATAAAGCTGCTGGAGAAATGCGAGCCCGTATCGAAGAGTTAACAATGGGCAGCGCATCTGGCATGTGGAATGGTACATTTCACGGAATATGCCATCGTATTCTCAGGGCTCACTATTTGGACGCAAATTTGCCGCAAGATTTTCAGATAATTGATTCTGATGATCAGCAGCGACTACTCCGTCGATTGATAAAAGCACAAAATTTAGATGAGAAACAGTGGTCAGCACGACAAGCCGCGTGGTGGATAAATGGTAAGAAAGATGAAGGGCTAAGGCCCAAGCATATAGATGCTTATCAAGACCCTATTACTCAAACGTGGCTTCAGATTTACTCCGCTTACCAAGAAGCATGTGATAGAGCCGGATTGGTTGATTTCGCAGAAATTCTTTTGCGGGTCACGGAGTTATTGCGTGATAAACATTTTATTAGAGAGCATTATCAGGCACGTTTTTCACATATTCTAGTGGATGAATTTCAAGATACTAACAATATCCAATACGCTTGGTTGAGGTTGATGGCTGGCAAAACGAGCCATGTCATGATCGTTGGAGATGATGATCAGTCTATTTATGGTTGGCGCGGAGCAAAAATAGAAAATATTCATAAGTTTACTGAAGAGTTTCCAAGCGTGGCCACTATTCGTCTAGAACAAAACTATCGTTCGACCAAAACAATACTAAAAGCGGCCAATGAGTTAATAGAAAACAATACAGAGAGAATGGGTAAAGAACTTTGGACTGACGGTGATGATGGCGAGAAAATTTCAGTGTATTCCGCTTATAATGAACTGGACGAAGCTCGCTTTGCAGTAAGTAAGATTAAGGAGTCTCAGGAAAGTGGAGGCTTATTAGTTGATTGTGCAATGCTCTATAGAAACAATGCTCAATCTAGGGTGTTAGAAGAAGCGCTTATACAAGCAGGGTTACCCTATAGAATTTATGGTGGAATGCGATTTTTCGAACGTCAGGAAATCAGAGACGCATTAAGTTATATGCGTCTAATGGCAAGCCGACGAGATGATGCAGCGTTTGAGCGAGTGGTTAATACTCCAACTCGAGGAATGGGAGATAAAACATTAGAAACAATTCGGTTTGCTGCCCGTGAACGTGGTGCAACTATGTGGGAAGCAAGCGTAGCACTGCTTAATGAAAAAGTGCTTGCTGGTAGAGCGGCAGGTGCTCTTAGTCGGTTTATTGAATTAATTGATGCCTTAGAAGATGACACATCTGAGTTTACTCTTCATCAACAGGCCGACCATGTTATCAAGTCTTCCGGTTTGTTCGCGATGTACGAACAAGAAAAAGGCGAAAAATCGAAAGCTCGTATTGAAAACCTAGAAGAGCTTGTTACAGCAACGAGACAGTTTGAAAAGCCAGAAGAAGCGGATGATATGACTCTGTTATCAGCGTTTCTATCACATGCAGCATTAGAAGCAGGTGAAGGGCAAGCTGATGAATTTGATGACGCTGTTCAATTGATGACATTACATAGTGCTAAAGGCCTAGAGTTTCCAATGGTCTTTATGGTTGGGGTCGAAGAGGGTATGTTTCCGAGCCAAATGTCGGCTGAAGAAGCAGGTAGACTAGAAGAAGAGCGACGCCTTTGTTATGTAGGAATGACTCGAGCGAAAGAGAAACTATTTATTACTTATGCAGAAATGCGCCGCTTATACGGGCAAGATAAATATCATAAACCTTCTCGTTTTATCAAAGAGCTACCAGAGGTATGTTTGGAAGAAGTTCGAATGAAGGCGCAAGTCAGTAGGCCAGCTACGAGCGGACGCTTTAACCAAACAGCAGTGAAAGAAAACTTTAATGAAACAGGGTTTAGTTTAGGGCAGAGAGTGACGCACCCTAAATTTGGCGAAGGAACAATTATCAACTTTGAAGGTAGTGGCCCACAGAGTCGAGTTCAGGTTGCCTTTAATGGTGAAGGAATCAAATGGCTTGTTACGCAATACGCCAAACTACAATAG
- a CDS encoding multidrug effflux MFS transporter, with the protein MLMNKIPTNRFQISLLIMLVLFSPLAIDIYLPALPLISETFHVKHTYAQGTITWFLFSMGVGQLFAGPLADRYGRKIIAICGVYIYAVSAYMAWLANSIELLLTARVVQGLGACTTSVAAFATVRDVFGPEKSGRMISYLNGAICFIPALAPILGSYLTQQYGWRSNFSFMAIFAVIVGTLLLIGMKETNPSLEKQKVFKLERYISVLSNTNFLFHASLCMISMAVILAYVTSAPIVLMDQMGLNMNEFTFWFGVNAVINIMAALFAPKLMDYKGTQFALTVGITTMLIGGTLMLLLPSHQFAWAFMLPIFMSSVGFALVLGTAAGKALAPFGDKAGTAAALVGLFQMSGAGIVVSAVQRLHLDAQYTIALQMFLIAPAIVVLFSHRGKMWHQRYN; encoded by the coding sequence ATATTAATGAACAAGATACCAACCAACAGATTTCAGATATCGTTACTCATTATGTTAGTGCTATTTAGTCCACTCGCAATTGATATCTATCTCCCTGCATTACCTTTGATTTCAGAAACGTTTCACGTGAAACATACCTATGCGCAAGGCACAATCACATGGTTCTTATTTTCTATGGGAGTAGGTCAGTTGTTTGCTGGACCTCTAGCTGATAGATATGGAAGAAAGATAATTGCTATATGCGGAGTATATATTTACGCGGTAAGTGCGTATATGGCTTGGTTGGCTAATAGCATTGAATTACTACTAACAGCGAGAGTGGTGCAAGGACTAGGCGCGTGTACTACTTCAGTCGCCGCATTTGCAACCGTCAGAGACGTGTTTGGCCCTGAAAAAAGTGGAAGAATGATTAGTTATCTAAATGGCGCGATTTGCTTCATACCTGCCTTAGCCCCCATACTTGGTAGCTACTTAACTCAACAATATGGGTGGCGTAGTAACTTTTCATTTATGGCCATTTTTGCAGTGATCGTAGGAACTCTTTTACTAATAGGTATGAAAGAGACAAACCCAAGTTTAGAGAAACAAAAAGTATTTAAACTAGAGCGATACATTAGTGTTTTATCAAATACAAATTTCTTGTTTCATGCGTCGTTATGTATGATTTCCATGGCTGTGATTTTAGCTTACGTAACCTCAGCACCGATCGTACTAATGGACCAGATGGGGCTAAATATGAACGAATTTACGTTTTGGTTTGGGGTTAACGCTGTAATAAATATCATGGCTGCTTTATTTGCACCAAAACTGATGGATTACAAAGGTACACAATTCGCATTAACTGTCGGGATAACTACGATGTTAATTGGTGGAACACTCATGCTTTTGTTACCAAGCCATCAATTTGCTTGGGCATTCATGCTGCCTATTTTCATGTCCTCTGTCGGATTTGCGCTTGTATTAGGTACGGCTGCAGGCAAAGCCTTAGCGCCATTTGGTGACAAAGCCGGAACGGCTGCAGCGTTAGTTGGATTATTCCAAATGAGTGGTGCTGGTATTGTAGTTAGTGCGGTGCAAAGATTGCATTTAGATGCTCAATATACAATAGCTTTGCAAATGTTTTTGATTGCTCCTGCCATCGTTGTCTTATTCAGCCATAGGGGAAAAATGTGGCATCAAAGGTACAACTGA
- a CDS encoding BufA1 family periplasmic bufferin-type metallophore has product MKKSNLAVTAAVTSLLAIAATTLTTTHAVAADKEKCYGVAKAGKNDCATKTSSCAGTSKEDFQKDAFIMVPSGLCDRLAGGSTSSS; this is encoded by the coding sequence ATGAAAAAGTCTAATCTAGCCGTTACCGCAGCCGTAACTAGCCTTCTAGCAATTGCAGCGACAACTTTAACAACGACTCATGCAGTCGCTGCAGATAAAGAAAAATGCTATGGCGTTGCCAAAGCCGGAAAAAATGACTGTGCTACAAAAACGAGTTCATGTGCCGGTACATCCAAAGAGGACTTCCAAAAAGACGCCTTTATTATGGTGCCATCTGGCCTTTGTGATCGCCTAGCGGGTGGTAGCACTTCATCTAGTTAA
- the bufB gene encoding MNIO family bufferin maturase, whose product MLSNFHSQVGVGLRTPHIDFFKESEPKLSWLEIHSENYFAGHSQARHDLRTLRNSYDISCHGIGLSLGSVAPVNDTHLAKLKALIDDVDPIFVSDHLSWSENGGHYFNDLLPLPYTEEALRVFCRNVLIVQDYIKQPILVENPSSYVSFAHSTIDEWVFLSEVQKRTGCYLLLDFNNIHVSSFNHSFSSETYLAGIDASKVKEIHLAGFTKKITDKGEIWIDTHSKPVSDEVWILFSNWINRNGARHTLIEWDLDIPTPEVLLSQAQIASEHLHSLNNSVRKVS is encoded by the coding sequence ATGTTATCTAATTTTCATAGTCAGGTAGGAGTCGGTCTTCGCACTCCTCACATAGATTTTTTTAAAGAGAGTGAACCTAAACTTTCTTGGTTAGAAATCCACAGCGAGAACTACTTCGCAGGCCACTCTCAAGCTAGACACGATCTTCGGACACTCAGAAATAGCTACGATATTAGTTGCCATGGTATTGGTTTATCTCTTGGTTCAGTCGCTCCAGTAAACGATACTCATCTAGCAAAATTAAAAGCACTCATTGATGACGTAGACCCTATTTTTGTTTCAGATCATTTAAGCTGGAGTGAAAATGGTGGACATTACTTCAACGACCTTCTACCGTTACCTTACACCGAAGAAGCCCTTCGTGTATTTTGCCGCAATGTTCTCATCGTACAGGACTATATAAAACAACCTATATTGGTAGAAAACCCCTCTAGTTATGTAAGTTTCGCGCACTCAACTATCGATGAATGGGTGTTTTTGTCAGAAGTTCAAAAGAGAACTGGTTGCTACCTACTGCTCGATTTCAACAATATACATGTCTCGTCTTTTAACCACAGTTTTTCTAGTGAGACTTACTTAGCGGGTATTGATGCAAGCAAGGTAAAGGAGATTCACTTAGCCGGATTTACAAAAAAAATCACCGACAAAGGTGAAATTTGGATCGACACACACAGTAAGCCCGTAAGTGACGAAGTTTGGATTCTTTTTTCTAACTGGATTAATCGTAATGGTGCTAGACACACTCTTATCGAATGGGATTTAGATATTCCAACACCGGAAGTCCTTTTATCACAAGCTCAGATAGCAAGTGAACACTTACACTCGCTAAATAATTCTGTTAGGAAGGTTTCATGA
- the crcB gene encoding fluoride efflux transporter CrcB, with translation MNQFTILGFIAIGGAFGACSRYLVSELCVALMGRGFPYGTLTVNVVGSFMMGLLIAAFETELLSQVPWRQVIGLGFLGALTTFSTFSMDNVLLLQQGAFFKMGLNVLLNVLLSISAAWLGFQLLIRG, from the coding sequence ATGAATCAATTCACGATTTTGGGTTTTATCGCCATCGGTGGTGCCTTTGGCGCATGTTCTCGATATTTGGTTTCAGAGCTTTGTGTTGCATTAATGGGTAGGGGGTTTCCTTATGGAACCTTAACTGTAAATGTTGTTGGTTCATTTATGATGGGTTTATTAATTGCTGCTTTTGAAACTGAGTTATTATCTCAGGTTCCATGGAGGCAAGTCATTGGACTTGGTTTTCTGGGAGCTCTAACAACGTTCTCAACTTTTTCCATGGATAACGTCTTGTTGTTACAACAGGGAGCATTTTTTAAAATGGGTCTAAACGTTCTACTTAACGTTCTACTAAGTATTTCGGCTGCTTGGTTAGGGTTCCAGCTTCTTATTCGTGGCTAA
- a CDS encoding aminopeptidase P family protein produces MDTVISQRVKSIRNWLTANNYDALIIPHEDEFLGEYVPEHNERLMWATGFTGSAGVAVISKTSAAVFVDGRYTVQVRNQVPDDIFSYHHLTEEPFWQWLNSQKNSIKKVAYDPRMHAASWLKNVKHELVESIELAELTVNPIDECWLDRPVPKLSQMRLLDETITGESSSQKRRTVAGLLQGKGADAAILTRLDTICWLLNVRGLDVSRLPVLLSHAIIYSDSSVDFFIEEDRVSTNFSSHVGRGVNIVNPTLLTTRLQELRGKTVLFDSTSTNAWFKLRLESASAIVIEEPDPCLLLKAVKNNSEIEGMKSSHVVDGVAMVKFLHWLDTEVEQNRLHNEATISDKLQYFRETHPSLVDLSFDTISASGPNAAMCHYNHNDQDIPGNLSLNTLYLVDSGGQYPNGTTDITRTIAIGTPTDEMKKLFTLVLKGHIGIATATFPSGTTGSQIDVLARQHLWANGYDFDHGTGHGVGHFLSVHEGPQSISKKPNLVALRPGMVVSNEPGYYRADSFGIRIENLELIVPKETGGDFAGLGFEPLTLCPIDLRCIIPDMLTKPELRWLNIYHKKVRANLSPLLQEHERNWLVSATSELIHS; encoded by the coding sequence ATGGATACAGTAATTTCGCAACGAGTCAAATCTATTCGAAACTGGCTCACTGCTAACAACTATGATGCTCTCATCATTCCCCACGAGGACGAATTCTTAGGCGAGTATGTTCCAGAACACAATGAACGTCTAATGTGGGCAACTGGGTTTACTGGTTCAGCCGGAGTTGCCGTCATATCTAAAACTTCGGCCGCAGTTTTTGTGGATGGTCGTTATACTGTTCAGGTTAGAAATCAAGTCCCGGACGATATTTTTAGCTATCACCACCTAACTGAAGAACCTTTTTGGCAATGGCTCAATAGCCAAAAAAACAGTATAAAGAAAGTAGCTTATGACCCAAGAATGCATGCAGCTTCCTGGCTTAAGAACGTTAAACACGAATTAGTCGAAAGTATCGAACTGGCCGAGTTAACCGTTAATCCAATAGATGAATGTTGGTTAGATCGCCCCGTGCCTAAACTCAGTCAAATGCGCCTATTAGACGAAACTATCACTGGAGAAAGCAGCTCACAAAAAAGGCGAACAGTCGCTGGACTACTCCAAGGAAAAGGAGCCGACGCCGCCATTCTGACTCGATTAGATACAATCTGTTGGTTGCTAAACGTCAGAGGTTTGGATGTATCTAGGTTACCTGTATTATTGTCCCACGCTATTATCTACTCTGATTCAAGTGTTGATTTCTTTATAGAAGAGGACCGTGTATCAACAAATTTTAGTTCACATGTAGGTAGGGGCGTTAATATTGTTAACCCAACCCTTCTCACTACACGTCTTCAAGAGTTAAGAGGTAAAACGGTATTGTTCGACTCTACTTCGACCAATGCCTGGTTTAAACTTCGATTAGAATCAGCTTCTGCTATAGTTATTGAAGAACCTGACCCTTGCTTGTTGCTTAAAGCTGTCAAGAACAACTCTGAGATAGAGGGTATGAAATCAAGTCACGTAGTTGACGGTGTTGCAATGGTCAAGTTCCTTCATTGGTTAGATACCGAAGTGGAACAAAATCGCCTCCATAACGAAGCTACTATTTCAGACAAATTGCAATATTTTCGCGAAACGCACCCAAGTTTGGTTGATCTAAGTTTTGATACAATTTCAGCTTCTGGACCAAATGCTGCAATGTGTCACTACAACCATAACGACCAAGACATTCCTGGAAACTTAAGTCTCAATACACTATATTTAGTAGATTCCGGTGGTCAATATCCAAATGGCACAACAGACATTACACGAACAATCGCTATCGGAACCCCTACCGATGAAATGAAGAAACTTTTTACATTAGTTTTAAAAGGACACATCGGTATAGCAACCGCCACATTTCCTAGTGGCACCACTGGTAGTCAGATAGACGTACTAGCGCGGCAGCACCTATGGGCTAATGGTTACGATTTCGACCATGGAACTGGCCATGGCGTTGGCCACTTCCTTAGTGTCCATGAAGGGCCCCAAAGCATATCTAAAAAACCGAACCTTGTAGCACTGCGTCCTGGGATGGTAGTGTCCAATGAACCTGGATATTACCGCGCAGATAGTTTTGGTATTCGTATTGAAAACCTTGAACTTATTGTACCAAAAGAAACAGGGGGAGATTTCGCGGGACTAGGTTTCGAGCCGCTAACACTGTGTCCTATCGACCTACGATGTATCATTCCAGATATGTTAACGAAACCAGAGCTGCGCTGGTTAAATATTTATCACAAAAAGGTGAGAGCTAACTTATCTCCATTACTACAGGAACATGAACGAAACTGGCTTGTAAGTGCGACATCAGAACTAATTCATTCCTAA
- a CDS encoding HvfC/BufC N-terminal domain-containing protein, whose protein sequence is MTLSELQSNFAKALHYQATGNDCNILDNRLTADERLQIYRNNFIISLTEILHLTYPDVLSLVGEQCFDGLARKHILSCPLLEGNVSGYGGRFSKTIRSVKQVITAVPYLEDVANLEWAIDESSQMNDHPQPIPNLYAFQKIQTLNSDELAKVRLFLNPACKLVESKFAVFSIRNAIKNHDFENLDIHKREGGVVLVLSNDDLLVEKLSVDELMLIKQIESQIPLGLIAPNILLHLQKLISLNLFIGFQMHT, encoded by the coding sequence ATGACGTTATCGGAGTTACAATCAAATTTTGCCAAGGCACTCCATTATCAAGCCACCGGCAACGATTGCAATATATTGGACAACCGGCTCACAGCAGATGAGCGCTTACAGATCTATCGTAATAACTTCATAATCAGCCTGACTGAGATTTTGCACCTTACCTACCCTGACGTTCTCAGTTTAGTTGGTGAGCAATGTTTCGATGGTTTAGCCCGAAAGCATATCTTGTCTTGCCCATTGCTAGAGGGAAATGTTTCTGGATATGGCGGTCGCTTTTCTAAGACCATTCGTTCAGTGAAACAAGTTATTACCGCAGTGCCTTATCTTGAAGACGTCGCGAATTTAGAGTGGGCTATAGATGAGAGCAGTCAAATGAATGACCACCCTCAGCCAATACCAAATCTCTATGCATTCCAGAAAATTCAAACTCTCAATTCAGACGAACTGGCCAAAGTTCGCTTGTTCTTAAACCCGGCTTGTAAGCTTGTGGAATCCAAATTTGCGGTTTTTTCTATCAGGAATGCCATTAAAAATCACGATTTTGAAAATTTAGATATACACAAAAGAGAGGGTGGCGTTGTATTAGTGTTGAGCAACGACGATCTGTTAGTAGAAAAACTTAGCGTTGATGAGTTAATGCTTATTAAGCAAATTGAATCTCAAATCCCCTTAGGGTTGATTGCCCCAAATATACTTTTACATCTTCAAAAATTAATATCTTTAAACCTGTTTATCGGTTTCCAGATGCATACATAG
- a CDS encoding DoxX family protein encodes MTNLLQKSFTHYQTAVDQLQLVFIPFLLLFCRLWVAWIFFNSGLTKIATWDSTLYLFEYEYIVPILPWELAAYLGTAAELTLPLFLALGILTRPMAVLLFGFNLIAVLSYPLLWEKGFYDHQLWGLMILINIVWGAGLFSIDCLIKSKVLKNNSTNGYLS; translated from the coding sequence ATGACTAATTTACTTCAAAAGTCTTTTACGCATTACCAAACAGCAGTAGACCAACTCCAGCTGGTTTTCATCCCTTTTCTTTTACTCTTTTGCCGCCTGTGGGTTGCTTGGATATTTTTTAATTCAGGTCTAACAAAGATAGCGACCTGGGATAGCACGCTCTATTTATTCGAATATGAGTATATTGTGCCTATCTTGCCTTGGGAATTAGCAGCCTATTTAGGAACTGCAGCCGAGCTAACCCTACCCCTCTTTCTTGCTTTAGGAATATTAACAAGACCGATGGCAGTATTATTATTTGGCTTCAACTTAATCGCTGTGCTTTCATATCCTTTATTATGGGAAAAAGGTTTCTATGATCACCAGTTGTGGGGATTGATGATATTAATCAATATTGTTTGGGGTGCAGGGCTGTTCTCAATAGATTGTTTGATCAAATCTAAAGTACTAAAAAACAATTCAACAAATGGTTATCTATCGTAG
- a CDS encoding LysR family transcriptional regulator, translating into MNLENLSRIDLNLLVCLKVLFEELNVTRAANRLCLSQSAVSKSLAKLRLQFNDPLFVRTSHGLKPTPRALNLVPKLDRLIIQLEQINQPDEFSPDTSHQKFNIALVESAYPLILPHFLPALFSKAPNVSISSHNWSDNTFESLRNGELDIGITGRDIDITHAALTMPTPKYISETEIYRDRQMCVVRKDHPILNKDWNLDRYLNLRHIQVRCDGSDRWLLDYKLAESGLERDIAITVPDFNSASALCTYSDFIFTAPSYFTRLVAEHYDLTVIPLPMAFPPMAYTLFWSSDRGNDPALHWLKSLIISKTQNLR; encoded by the coding sequence ATGAACCTAGAAAACCTATCCCGTATAGACCTGAATCTTTTAGTTTGTCTAAAGGTGCTTTTTGAAGAACTTAACGTAACGAGGGCCGCTAACCGATTATGTTTGAGTCAATCCGCAGTAAGCAAGTCGTTAGCCAAGTTACGTTTACAGTTCAACGACCCTCTTTTTGTTCGTACTTCTCATGGACTTAAGCCCACTCCCAGGGCTCTCAATTTAGTTCCTAAACTTGATCGATTAATAATTCAGTTAGAACAGATCAACCAACCTGACGAATTTAGTCCTGATACATCTCACCAAAAATTCAATATCGCTTTAGTTGAAAGTGCATACCCACTTATTTTACCGCATTTTTTACCCGCACTATTTAGCAAAGCACCTAACGTCAGTATAAGTTCTCATAACTGGTCAGATAATACATTTGAGAGTCTGCGTAATGGTGAACTGGACATCGGAATTACCGGCCGAGACATAGATATCACCCATGCAGCATTAACCATGCCGACACCAAAATATATATCCGAGACTGAAATATATCGTGATAGACAAATGTGTGTTGTACGCAAAGACCATCCAATTCTAAATAAAGACTGGAATCTTGACCGATACTTAAACCTTAGACATATTCAAGTTAGATGTGACGGTAGCGACCGTTGGCTATTAGACTATAAACTTGCAGAAAGTGGGCTTGAAAGAGACATTGCAATTACGGTCCCTGACTTTAATAGTGCTTCGGCACTTTGTACGTATTCTGATTTCATTTTTACTGCACCAAGTTACTTTACGCGACTTGTTGCTGAACATTATGATTTAACCGTAATTCCACTGCCTATGGCCTTCCCTCCTATGGCCTATACTCTATTTTGGAGTTCTGACAGAGGAAATGACCCGGCACTTCATTGGCTGAAATCTCTGATTATAAGCAAGACTCAAAATTTGCGATAA